A window from Hoeflea sp. IMCC20628 encodes these proteins:
- a CDS encoding acyl-CoA dehydrogenase: protein MYRAPVGEIAHTLKSVAGLGKALESGRFGDLGEDLVDAILAEAGRFASDEIAPLNEIGDKIGASLEDAAVTTPPGWKELYQSWIAGGWNGLTGPEDFGGQGLPMLLSVATLEMWNSGSLAFGIGPTLTMGAIEALEKHASDELKAKYLEKLVTGEWMGTMNLTEPQAGSDLNALRARAEPVGDGSYKIYGQKIFITYGEHDFTDNIVHLVLARLPDAPAGTRGLSLFLVPKFFVGDDGALGERNDVFCSGLEHKLGIHASPTCTMIYGDGKFGDAPGAIGWLIGEENRGLACMFTMMNNARLAVGMQGVAIAETAYQKALAYANDRTQGRAPGYKGEGMSPIIGHPDVARMLMTMKALTQGARAICYSCAEALDMARVSEGDEAKAWAERASLITPIAKAFSTDIGMEVASLGVQVHGGMGFIEETGAARLLRDSRIAPIYEGTNGIQAIDLVMRKLPQSGGATVAAFIADFKADAEAVRASNSPALEGVADHLDQAIADLETATAYMQAATSDGRQTDALSGATPYLRLFGLTATTAMLARGALADTGAPEAAGRAALARFAAATLAPETTGLAAIATAGVASLSDASAALA, encoded by the coding sequence ATGTATCGTGCGCCGGTAGGGGAAATCGCTCACACACTCAAATCTGTTGCAGGCCTCGGCAAGGCGCTCGAATCAGGCCGCTTCGGCGACCTCGGCGAGGATCTGGTCGACGCCATTCTTGCCGAAGCCGGACGCTTTGCCTCTGACGAGATCGCGCCACTCAACGAGATCGGCGACAAGATTGGAGCGTCCCTCGAGGATGCAGCGGTCACCACACCGCCAGGCTGGAAAGAACTCTATCAAAGCTGGATCGCCGGCGGCTGGAACGGCTTGACCGGACCGGAAGACTTTGGCGGGCAGGGCCTGCCGATGCTGCTTTCGGTGGCGACCTTGGAAATGTGGAATTCCGGTTCGCTGGCCTTTGGCATTGGGCCGACGCTGACCATGGGCGCGATCGAGGCGCTGGAAAAGCATGCCTCCGATGAGCTCAAGGCAAAATATCTGGAAAAGCTGGTGACCGGCGAATGGATGGGCACCATGAACCTCACCGAGCCGCAGGCCGGCTCCGATCTCAACGCCTTGCGCGCCCGCGCCGAGCCGGTGGGCGACGGCAGCTACAAGATCTACGGCCAGAAGATTTTCATCACCTATGGCGAGCATGATTTCACCGACAATATCGTCCATCTGGTGCTGGCGAGACTGCCCGACGCACCGGCCGGAACCCGCGGCTTGTCGCTGTTTCTGGTGCCGAAATTCTTCGTTGGTGATGACGGCGCACTCGGCGAGCGCAACGATGTGTTCTGCTCCGGTCTTGAGCACAAGCTCGGCATCCATGCCTCGCCGACCTGCACCATGATTTACGGCGACGGCAAGTTTGGTGATGCGCCTGGCGCCATCGGCTGGCTGATCGGTGAGGAAAACCGTGGTCTGGCCTGCATGTTCACGATGATGAACAACGCCCGCCTTGCGGTCGGCATGCAGGGCGTGGCGATTGCCGAAACCGCCTATCAGAAGGCGCTGGCCTATGCCAATGACCGCACCCAGGGCCGTGCGCCCGGCTACAAGGGCGAGGGCATGAGCCCGATCATCGGACACCCCGATGTTGCCCGCATGCTGATGACCATGAAGGCGCTGACGCAAGGAGCCCGCGCCATCTGCTATTCCTGTGCCGAAGCGCTCGACATGGCCCGCGTCAGTGAAGGTGACGAGGCAAAGGCCTGGGCCGAACGCGCCAGCCTGATCACCCCGATTGCCAAGGCATTTTCCACCGATATCGGCATGGAAGTCGCCTCGCTCGGCGTCCAGGTGCATGGCGGCATGGGCTTCATCGAGGAAACCGGTGCGGCTCGGCTCTTGCGTGACTCCCGCATCGCCCCGATTTACGAAGGCACCAACGGCATTCAGGCGATTGATCTGGTAATGCGCAAGCTGCCGCAATCAGGTGGCGCCACCGTCGCTGCCTTCATAGCCGATTTCAAGGCCGATGCCGAGGCTGTGCGCGCTTCCAATTCACCGGCGCTCGAAGGCGTGGCTGATCATCTCGATCAGGCCATCGCCGATCTCGAAACCGCCACCGCCTATATGCAGGCAGCGACTTCGGACGGCCGCCAGACCGATGCGCTGTCCGGCGCCACGCCCTATCTCAGACTGTTCGGCCTAACCGCCACCACGGCCATGCTGGCCCGTGGCGCTCTGGCTGACACCGGCGCACCCGAAGCTGCAGGCCGTGCCGCACTGGCCCGCTTTGCAGCCGCCACTCTGGCGCCGGAAACTACGGGACTTGCCGCCATCGCCACTGCCGGCGTTGCAAGCCTGTCGGATGCCAGCGCCGCACTCGCCTGA
- a CDS encoding GGDEF domain-containing protein, whose amino-acid sequence MNKQNPTVNSIGPRVATAMFQMGINGLPRNYELVYEAYSGTNPELTKDFVAIGKIKSQRDLDELGKKYLPHHHEETVVSKTSDRMQAQMSALMGLLEQEKLSLSDYSKVIDAASRSFASAAKDDLETLARSAQVLSQATELQASKSEAMVGVAARQAAELEEMKSHFLKTERMKFVDQQTGLANRRAFIKASSAIYANPERPMLCGLAYAEIDDFKRFGEAGDKGLGDLLIRHVGSLLNAGNKTHEFVIHLDGNRFAFLIKSGNDPEIMRVVDGLRAAAQSKPLFHPKTGNVLGNPTLSIGVAMSAVANKTGQLVAYAESAMFASAKDGGNRTTLYSNTTPAGTDKGWIFHQPK is encoded by the coding sequence ATGAACAAGCAGAACCCGACAGTCAATTCCATCGGTCCCCGTGTCGCCACGGCAATGTTTCAGATGGGGATCAACGGGTTGCCGCGGAACTATGAGCTTGTCTATGAGGCCTATTCCGGCACCAATCCGGAGCTGACCAAGGATTTCGTGGCAATCGGGAAGATAAAATCCCAGCGCGACCTTGATGAGTTGGGCAAAAAATACTTGCCGCATCATCATGAAGAGACCGTGGTTTCCAAGACAAGTGACCGGATGCAGGCTCAGATGAGCGCGCTCATGGGGCTGCTTGAACAAGAGAAATTGTCATTGTCCGACTACAGCAAGGTCATCGACGCAGCATCGCGCAGTTTTGCATCGGCAGCAAAAGACGATCTTGAAACCTTGGCACGCTCGGCGCAGGTGCTCAGCCAGGCCACCGAGCTGCAGGCGTCCAAGAGCGAAGCCATGGTTGGGGTGGCTGCAAGGCAAGCTGCCGAACTTGAGGAAATGAAGTCGCATTTCCTCAAGACAGAACGGATGAAATTTGTCGATCAGCAGACCGGTCTTGCCAATCGCCGCGCCTTTATCAAGGCATCATCAGCCATTTACGCAAACCCGGAGCGGCCGATGTTGTGCGGCCTTGCTTACGCTGAAATCGATGATTTCAAGCGCTTTGGCGAAGCCGGGGACAAGGGGCTTGGCGATCTTCTGATCCGCCATGTCGGCAGTCTCTTGAACGCCGGCAACAAAACCCATGAATTCGTCATCCATCTCGACGGCAATCGTTTCGCATTCCTGATCAAATCCGGCAATGATCCCGAAATCATGCGCGTGGTAGACGGGCTCCGTGCGGCAGCCCAATCCAAGCCGCTGTTCCATCCCAAAACCGGCAACGTCCTCGGCAACCCGACCTTGTCAATTGGCGTCGCCATGTCGGCGGTGGCAAATAAAACCGGTCAATTGGTGGCCTATGCTGAAAGTGCCATGTTCGCATCCGCCAAGGATGGCGGCAATCGAACCACGCTATATTCCAACACCACACCCGCCGGCACCGATAAAGGCTGGATCTTTCACCAGCCCAAATAG